A single window of Neospora caninum Liverpool complete genome, chromosome XII DNA harbors:
- a CDS encoding putative thrombospondin type 1 domain-containing protein, whose translation MRLAQAFRGGETEMEGGGESGPRWVSSCSSPRMASQEARPSRSTDAVNQDKEGSKRRARGYEKGTAGQNAGREETSEGGKGELAVFEDRNVNAVEATSCGRGVRASSRARSLILLLSCLAFLAIQDFVAPSVLQLASERKADLFTNQIALAAAHATSPVRSSTSSHSSSASSSRSSSSSPRSASRAPQSSASASLHSSESSSHSSTRSSPSSARRSSSDPLPSQNSSSSAPHSSPSPNARKRASASRSSRASSRSAVPGSSETTSAEEVNGLRGRARVWKRRTGVGLSSRLREFLADSSTAHETEAQADASEELVARARLLGQYARSRRQLLEDLEGKTAGKEGRGSARIDANGKIAKARSAGGARQLNALTYREKKALKSALLAAQLSRLHMQSIQSERSRYGLVRPLLDDSDAAGVYTANECVAVRYADYPKEFPGYDTATASCKCPDGWLPCAKADATAHMSAWEPVIWEENADEGCTKERGEVMLEHMNFYSCPQKSFVDYTGPADAKIRDQQCKRVAFVLCRAAASSCITGPWSDWTSCSVPCGEGYQYRWRIPISGPMTSPTGGATTQSSRAACAPYHMEERRKCNLGPCPPSVTSTTCFWTTVQLERTEGAFDEERGSCKCGTGDEKIDREEGAMVPCTPEEAIASMDNWKSFFRQYCYSSLGLKRRSTLALRFHSYGHAVRLGMRDLWHLDCTGGWSRFNVFEGKMFCGKGAKVLCRAATDHAQVPFSIEENDASTSDAAAAASKSNSMTLAPSRSCSCPRRSM comes from the exons ATGAGGCTTGCGCAGGCCtttcgcggcggcgagacagagatggAAGGGGGAGGAGAATCGGGCCCTCGCTGGGTGTCGTCTTGCAGTAGCCCGCGAATGGCGAGTCAGGAGGCGAGGCCTTCCCGGTCGACAGACGCGGTGAACCAGGACAAAGAGGGCAGCAAACGTAGAGCACGGGGCTACGAGAAAGGCACAGCAGGACAAAACGCcgggcgagaggaaacgtccgaaggaggaaagggagaactCGCTGTTTTCGAGGACAGGAACGTGAACGCAGTCGAGGCCACGAGCTGTGGTCGAGGCGTCCGTGCTTCGTCTCGAGCCCGATCTCTCATTTTgctcctttcctgtctcgcctttcttgcCATTCAAGACTTCGTCGCTCCATCTGTCCTGCAACTCGcctcggagagaaaagcagatCTCTTCACCAACCAGATAGCGCTGGCGGCGGCACACGCCACCAGTCCTGTTCGGTCGTCCACCTCGTCccattcttcttccgcttcctcctcccgttcttcctcttcctcgcctcggtctgcctcgcgtgcgcctcagtcttccgcttccgcgtctttgCATTCTTCTGAATCATCTTCTCATTCGTCCActcgttcctctccctcgtctgcgcgtcgttcctcttccgatcctctcccgtctcaaaattcgtcttcctcggctccGCACTCTTCTCCATCACCTAACGCTCGGAAGCGAGCTTCGGCGTCGCGATCTTCACGTGCTTCGTCTCGTTCAGCTGTTCCTGGGTCTTCTGAAACCACTTCTGCCGAGGAAGTGAATGGGTTGCGAGGACGGGCGCGCGTGTGGAAGCGCCGGACAGGCGTCGGTTtgtcttcgcgccttcgcgagTTTCTCGCGGATTCCTCCACAGCccacgagacagaagcgcaGGCAGACGCCTCTGAAGAGCTCGTCGCCAGGGCGCGTCTCCTGGGCCAGTACGCGAGGAGCCGCAGGCAGCTGCTCGAAGACCTCGAGGGGAAGACTGCTggcaaagaagggagaggctCGGCACGTATCGACGCAAACGGGAAGATAGCAAAGGCGCGATCAGCCGGGGGCGCGCGACAACTGAACGCGCTGACctacagagaaaaaaaagcgtTGAAAtctgcgcttctcgcggcACAACTGAGCAGGCTTCACATGCAAAGCATCCAgtcggagagaagccgctACGGGCTCGTCCGCCCGCTTCTCGACGACTCCGACGCCGcgggtgtatatacagccAACGAGTGCGTCGCGGTCCGCTACGCAGACTATCCGAAGGAGTTTCCAGGCTACGACACCGCCACGGCGAGTTGCAAATGTCCCGACGGCTGGCTTCCGTGCGCCAAGGCCGACGCGACTGCGCACATGTCAGCGTGGGAGCCTGTGATTTGGGAAGAGAATGCAGACGAAGGCTGCACGAAGGAACGCGGCGAAGTCATGCTCGAACACATGAACTTTTACTCCTGTCCACAAAAATCCTTCGTCGACTACACCGGACCTGCAGACGCAAAAATCCGAGACCAACAGTGCaaacgcgtcgccttcgtcctctgccgGGCGGCCGCGTCCAGCTGCATCACGGGGCCGTG gTCTGACTGGACCAGCTGCTCGGTTCCTTGCGGAGAAGGGTACCAGTATCGATGGAGAATCCCCATTTCTGGACCGATGACTTCGCCGACGGGAGGGGCGACAACCCAGTCCTCCAGAGCAGCCTGTGCGCCGTACCACAtggaagaaagacgcaaatGCAACTTGGGGCCGTGTCCACCCTCTGTAACAAGCACAACGTGCTTCTGGACTACAGTTCAACTCGAAAG AACAGAAGGGGCATTcgacgaagaacgcggcAGCTGCAAATGCGGCACTGGCGACGAGAAAATCGATCGAGAGGAAGGTGCTATGGTTCCCTGTACACCTGAGGAGGCAATCGCTTCGATGGACAACTGGAAAAGCTTCTTTCGACAGTATTGCTATTCTTCTCTCGGATtgaagcgaagaagcacTCTG GCTCTTCGATTCCACTCGTATGGACACGCCGTTAGGCTGGGCATGCGCGATTTGTGGCATTTGGACTGCACGGGTGGTTGGAGTCGCTTCAATGTTTTTGAGGGGAAAATGTTTTGTGGCAAAGGCGCGAAAGTGCTCTGTCGCGCCGCGACGGACCACGCGCAAGTCCCCTTCTCCAtcgaggaaaacgacgccTCAACAAgcgacgcagccgcagccgcaaGTAAGTCAAACTCCATGACACTCGCCCCGTCCCGAAGCTGCTCTTGTCCACGCAGATCCATGTGA